A stretch of DNA from Polyodon spathula isolate WHYD16114869_AA chromosome 20, ASM1765450v1, whole genome shotgun sequence:
TGCTGCAGCAcacattgattatttttttttaagtcctttCCCAGTCCATCAGACAGGCAGGGGTGCACAGAGGATGTGATGATGTGAAATTCTTCTAGAATCCGAGgctggttatattatgcattgcCAGCCAGAGGTAGCCTTTAATGAGGGCCAGTGTGTGTTTTGGAAAGGACCAGCATGCAGGCAGGACCCCAGGGGTGGGTCTCTGGGAGGCTTGATATTATAGGAGGGCTGGGCAGACTGCCAAGGCTGTGCTGCATTGAGACAAGGGGCTGTAGGTGATCTGGCATAGTGGTATCAGAGCAACAGAGAAGCTTTGCACGCTATCCCCTACTGGCTTTGTCCTCACACAGGGTGAATCTTCACTGCAAACTTGTAGGGTTTTTTTCATCTTCTAATTTGAGGATATTTATACACTGGAGCCCTTTGAATGTGGAAGCTTGTTTCTAAAGGACTCTTGCTGGGATAAAGAAGTGTAACCAGTGGCAGctccttttaaaagaaacagactGAGTAACGTGAAAGCATTTGCCCAGCATACTAGGATTACTGAATAACtggacattgaaaaagacacttGTTGACCTGTTTGTCTGCTAGACTAAAGAGTTTATTTAATGAATATTTAAGGCATAAAATGGCAAAAACTTCTTGAACTACTCCAGGCAGAAATCTATAAATACACATCAACTGGTATGACAACATGATTTTATAggtaaaaaacaaatgtgtttgcttaattATTATGGTTAGAATGGCAGGAAATGAATGAATATCTGTATAGCAGCTTCAAGAGTTTCAACTGAATTCCAGTCTTAGTTAACCGTTCATTTCTCTTGTGTTGCAGAATTCCATCCGTCACAACCTGTCCCTTAATAAGTGCTTCATCAAAGTCCCGCGGGAGAAGGACGAGCCCGGCAAAGGTGGCTTCTGGAAGATCGACCCCCAGTATGCAGACAGGCTTCTCAGCGGGGCCTTCAAGAAGAGGAGAATGCCCCCAGTTCATATCAATCCCGCCTTCCAAGCCAGGATGCGTCCAGAGCCCAGCTTAGCCAGCATTGCTGATGTGATGAACAGCCAGCTGTGTGTGAGCCAGGAATCCCAGCAGCTCTTGAAGGAGTTTGAAGAAGTCACCAACGACCAGAACTGGGATCCATCAGAGATGGGGAAAGTTGGCCACAAGAGGAAGCAGCCCCTACCCAAGAGGATGATGGTCAAGGCCCCACGTCGCTCCAGCTCACCACTTCTCACCACAGAGGAGCAGAAGGAACTGGGCTCCCTGAAGGGCGATTTCGACTGGGATGCCATTCTAGACTCTGCGCTCTCCGGCGACCTCAGTGAAGAACTTGAACATGTGCCTCCACTGAGCCCCATTCCTGGAGAGGTGAACCTGACCGTCCGGGGCACACACATTGACCGACCTGAGCAGTGGAGCCCCCTAGAGCCCAGAGGCCACACAGACCACATCCTGACCCAAACCAACCAGAGCAACCTAGACTTTGATGAGGAGACCTTCCTGGCCACTGCTTTCCTGCAGAACCCTTGGGAGGAAGGCAGGAATGACTTTCTATCCAACTCGGCAGTCAGCCTGGACCAGCTGTTTGACCTGGGTGACTCCTTCTCATGCAGTAGGATAGAGGCATTTCTATGAAGCATGCTTTCAACTAGGTAGACAGTTTACCAATTGTAGGGGACCTGTCTAATCGACAGGAAAACAGACAAGAAACAAACATTTCACTTGGATACAAGTGGCTCTCAGAACTGGAAAGCTTAAGCTATGAAACAGTAGATACTCAATAGACTTGACCCCTAGTCAAAGACAGGACTCAAAAAACCCTGTGGGGTGAGTGGCCCAATAGTGCATCGTTATTGaatttatgtaaaatatgtataaaaagaCTTAAATTTTAGCTTTGCatgcaaaaaaatgaattaaaatcatGAAAATATACCTAACCTAAATCATAATTGGGTTATACTCTCTTTTGATATGATCTATCTTTTGTGAATACATGCAGTATGATAATATAAGATGTATTACATAATATATTGGCTTAGTTGAGTATCTGGTCTAGAGTCTAGACACTGTTAATGTTAGCTACATGGACCAACTGTGTTTCAGATCCACAATGACTCTCCACAAGCAATTGCTACTTTGAGAACACAAAAAGACTATTTTGTACTGTGTATTGTATGATGTATGTTTCATATATGTCAGCAATGTATCTTGGGTTCTTGTAGATGCAATTTCTATTATTATAGGGGAtcaaaaaatacaatagaaatggCATTCttatgattttgttttgaacCGTCTCCATTGTATTTAAACAGCACAGACTGTTCAGTATGTAGACCATCATTATTGGCTCCCAGCATACACATTGACAGTCACAGAAACTGCCTGTGTGTCACATAACAGGAAAGGATGACAGCGCTTTCATTTATAATGCATGAGCAGTTTAACACTCCCATGCTGCCTTTCTCCAGTCCCTTTGGACTCGCAGACACCTTAGACGTCAAATCGACAGCTTCACAACATTTGTGAGAATTTGCCAAGTCTACAGATCAACATCTACAAAAAACATGCTGCAGTTTACATAAAGAGGTAAATGTACAATGCTTTAAAGACAGTTTCTCCTCATTCTCTGAAGTACacagtttgttttttgctgtggaTTTTGTTGTTTTCTAGCCTATAAATTCACTTCTTTCCTGTTTTACCAGTAATAGGACACCACCTGAGCCAAAGGTGTTATATTGCCTGTAAGCCAGAAAGTGAATGTGTAGCCATCAAACTTAcagtgttgtgtttattgttcTATCACAATACATGGGCTTTACCTGAGGCCGATTAAGACAACGTTTATTAAAGTCTGGGTAATTACTCCCTTAAGAGAAGATTGGATTTTATCATGATTTCATCTTTGGAATATAAGAGTAaagcatatatattaaaaaaatcatcaTAGTAGCTAAAACCATTGTGACAATTCCACAAAGAATGGATTCCACAGCTATTCCATCAGGAGTAGAATGGCATTATAATCTACGGCATTTAACAAGTGGTATACTTCACGGGGGTGGACTGTTGTTTCCCTCTCGAATGCAACTCGCAATCAGTCTGTGTTGTATACAGTATGCAGATATTATTTTCAATTTCTCTTTTATATTTGCACTTTTCTTTTTGGATAATACATGTCTTACTGGCACTGAAAACTGCAATTAACATGTGCAAttaaaaatactgtgtttttttcccctaactcaaagttgcattaaaaaaatgttaaaattaggTACCGGTAGTTCTTTGAGTTAATGTGTGTCTTGGGTGTCTGGGGCGGGCTGTCCCATTAAACAAGATATACAATAGAAGCCTGTTTTATCCGAATCGCCTTATTAACTGCATTGCAAGCCTGACCCCGACAAATTCAGAATGGCTGGCAAACGAAAAAGGACAGTACTTACTCTAGCTGAAATATTATTGAATGGTCGGAAAAGGCTGAACACACTGTTCAACTTGCTAAAGGGTATGGTTTGGGAAAGTCAACAAATACTGACAtataaactgcaaaacaaaacttgaGAAATTCTCAAGTACAGTGCAATcaagcactgccacagcactgtgAAGAACTATGTGACACTGTGAAGACAACGCGAGAGAAAGAGCTTGCACATGTGGTTCATGCACGAAAGAGAAACGGGCGCTCTCTATTTTATACTCAACTACATCCAGAG
This window harbors:
- the foxj1a gene encoding forkhead box protein J1-A — protein: MSILTCAEMAENWPLSFLEEEAIAAASAAVTAVDESNSSNSSVNLDDSLTSLQWLQEFSIVNSDGNQHVRTAQPSHDLYGCLEGSEGPSSPLAADPASMGMPHTPGKPSSSASICRTAQHPGLGPQGEPLDEVDYRTNPHVKPPYSYATLICMAMQASKKSKIMLSAIYKWITDNYCYFKHADPTWQNSIRHNLSLNKCFIKVPREKDEPGKGGFWKIDPQYADRLLSGAFKKRRMPPVHINPAFQARMRPEPSLASIADVMNSQLCVSQESQQLLKEFEEVTNDQNWDPSEMGKVGHKRKQPLPKRMMVKAPRRSSSPLLTTEEQKELGSLKGDFDWDAILDSALSGDLSEELEHVPPLSPIPGEVNLTVRGTHIDRPEQWSPLEPRGHTDHILTQTNQSNLDFDEETFLATAFLQNPWEEGRNDFLSNSAVSLDQLFDLGDSFSCSRIEAFL